A stretch of the Lytechinus variegatus isolate NC3 chromosome 5, Lvar_3.0, whole genome shotgun sequence genome encodes the following:
- the LOC121415159 gene encoding uncharacterized protein LOC121415159 isoform X2: MNRIAVIGKRESATKQDQPPRNDVKVNPLWNEMLEPLLFALKVVGVFHETTFKGALKTRDQTEGSGWFPDADPEPPRSRSWRNGLSRVYHAFVCIYLWLNAIRMTYVISLSVRYDLITLQVYFYVVSICNTIMFAVCYREKRMPLFQRHWNSSVTFLNTRRTKCSFDGKILKTKAENLNGNPKRYTKSAVFVTITCICMTLFNFATMTFLTFGFGGLNPLSSSGICGPWLTELFCGINLIFALYATAAYIFPGALYSLICHNISLKFDNLSEEFDQVLSSSHPIDKKTLNCFRRRHAIICHTVEVADDVFSPLVGVNYSTNIPLIIFLLYQLFYIAGGDLIYTGLTLFWLLSCSTSVLLLSLFTVRVHDKAHSLRRRVHDLQMDTFDSDLSQVQLLFLARLDGPEIGMTALGCFVITKERVLAVVSTLITYFTILLQFQQTTPTTDITMATTNMTTNIPSVSHTSPEP, encoded by the exons ATGAATCGAATTGCTGTTATTGGGAAGAGGGAATCTGCAACCAAACAAGATCAACCCCCAAGGAATGATGTGAAAGTAAATCCTCTTTGGAATGAGATGTTAGAACCCCTCCTTTTTGCTTTGAAGGTCGTTGGAGTCTTTCACGAAACAACTTTCAAGGGCGCCCTCAAAACCCGGGACCAGACTGAAGGCTCAGGGTGGTTTCCTGATGCTGATCCTGAGCCACCTAGGTCGAGGAGTTGGCGGAATGGCCTTTCTCGGGTATATCACGCCTTCGTGTGTATATACCTATGGCTGAATGCGATTCGGATGACCTATGTTATTTCTCTCAGTGTCAGGTACGATCTGATAACATTGCAAGTTTACTTTTACGTCGTTTCTATATGCAATACCATCATGTTCGCAGTGTGCTACAGAGAAAAAAGAATGCCCTTGTTCCAGCGTCATTGGAACTCTTCTGTTACATTCCTTAACACAAGACGAACAAAATGCTCATTCGATGGAAAGATCCTCAAAACAAAGGCAGAAAACTTAAATGGGAACCCTAAACGGTACACCAAATCGGCTGTTTTTGTAACGATAACTTGTATCTGTATGACACTTTTCAACTTTGCTACTATGACTTTCTTGACATTTGGCTTCGGAGGATTAAACCCGCTGAGTTCAAGTGGAATCTGTGGACCGTGGCTTACAGAGCTATTTTGCGGCATAAACTTGATTTTCGCACTTTATGCAACTGCTGCATACATATTCCCGGGTGCCCTTTATTCCCTCATATGTCATAACATTTCGTTGAAATTCGACAACCTGTCAGAAGAATTCGACCAGGTTCTCAGCTCTTCCCACCCGATTGATAAAAAGACATTGAATTGTTTTCGGCGAAGACACGCTATTATTTGCCACACTGTCGAGGTTGCTGATGATGTATTCTCTCCTCTTGTTGGCGTCAATTACTCGACGAACATTCCGCTCATCATATTTCTGTTGTATCAGCTCTTTTATATCGCTGGCGGTGACTTAATCTACACTGGTCTGACGCTTTTCTGGCTGCTTAGCTGTTCCACCAGTGTGTTACTGCTGTCTCTTTTCACAGTGCGAGTTCATGACAAG GCTCATTCCCTTCGCAGACGTGTGCACGATCTACAGATGGACACGTTTGACTCAGATCTATCTCAG GTTCAGCTTCTATTCTTGGCCCGGTTGGACGGACCAGAAATCGGCATGACAGCTCTTGGTTGCTTCGTTATTACAAAGGAACGAGTTTTAGCG
- the LOC121415159 gene encoding uncharacterized protein LOC121415159 isoform X1, protein MNHIAVIGKMDSATKQDQRPRNDVKVNLLWNEMLEPLLLTLKIVGVYHETAFDGALKSQGQAEGSGWFPDADPKPPGSKSWRNGLSRVYHALVCLYLWLNAIRMTYAIVLNDGYGIFSLELITVQVYFYIVSICNTIMFAVCYRNKCMPYFRRHWNSSVRSLQTRRTHCSLDKTTLNTKDKINENQHKIPVRYNKWAMLLTVTCSCVTLVNIAGMVFSTFGFGLNPLTSMGICGPWLSEPFCGINLIFTVYSNAAYAFPGALFSLVCHNISLQFENLSEEFDQALNSSHPIDKKTLNCFRRRHAVICHTVEVADDVFSPFVGVMYLTNIPLIIFLLYQLFYLANGDLIFISITLCWVLVCSINVLLPSLFAVQVYEKAHSLRRRVHDLQMDTFDSDLSQVQLLFLARLDGPEIGMTALGCFVITKERVLAVVSTLITYFTILLQFQQTTPTTDITMATTNMTTNIPSVSHTSPEP, encoded by the exons ATGAATCATATTGCTGTTATTGGTAAGATGGACTCTGCAACCAAACAAGATCAACGTCCTAGGAATGATGTGAAAGTAAATCTTCTTTGGAATGAGATGTTAGAGCCCCTTCTTTTGACTTTGAAGATCGTTGGAGTCTATCACGAAACAGCTTTCGATGGCGCCCTCAAATCTCAGGGCCAGGCCGAAGGTTCAGGATGGTTTCCTGATGCTGATCCTAAGCCACCTGGGTCGAAGAGTTGGCGGAATGGTCTTTCCCGAGTATACCACGCCTTGGTGTGTTTATACCTGTGGCTGAATGCGATCCGGATGACATATGCTATTGTTCTGAATGACGGGTACGGAATATTCTCGCTAGAACTGATAACAGTGCAAGTGTACTTTTACATCGTATCTATCTGCAATACCATCATGTTCGCAGTGTGTTACAGGAACAAATGCATGCCCTACTTCCGGCGTCATTGGAACTCTTCGGTAAGATCCCTTCAAACAAGACGAACACATTGCTCATTGGACAAaacgaccctaaacacgaaagacaaaattaatgaaaatcagCACAAAATTCCCGTAAGATACAACAAATGGGCTATGCTTCTAACGGTAACATGTAGTTGTGTAACGCTTGTCAACATTGCTGGTATGGTGTTCTCAACATTTGGCTTCGGACTAAACCCGCTGACTTCGATGGGCATCTGTGGACCGTGGCTGTCAGAGCCATTCTGCGGCATTAATTTGATATTCACAGTTTATTCAAATGCCGCTTATGCTTTTCCGGGTGCTCTTTTCTCGCTCGTTTGTCACAACATTTCGTTGCAATTTGAAAATTTGTCAGAAGAATTCGACCAAGCTCTCAACTCTTCCCACCCGATTGATAAAAAGACATTGAATTGTTTTCGGCGAAGACACGCTGTCATTTGCCACACTGTCGAGGTTGCTGATGATGTATTCTCTCCTTTTGTGGGAGTCATGTACTTGACGAACATTCCACTCATAATCTTTCTGTTGTATcagctcttttatcttgctaatGGAGACCTAATCTTCATCAGTATAACGCTCTGTTGGGTCCTCGTCTGTTCCATTAATGTGTTATTGCCGTCCCTTTTCGCAGTGCAAGTATATGAAAAG GCTCATTCCCTTCGCAGACGTGTGCACGATCTACAGATGGACACGTTTGACTCAGATCTATCTCAG GTTCAGCTTCTATTCTTGGCCCGGTTGGACGGACCAGAAATCGGCATGACAGCTCTTGGTTGCTTCGTTATTACAAAGGAACGAGTTTTAGCG